The Arthrobacter sp. NicSoilC5 genome has a window encoding:
- the pxpA gene encoding 5-oxoprolinase subunit PxpA — protein MTETTPARVLLNSDMGEGFGLHEFGNDAALMEIIDVANVACGYHAGDPDVMNRTVALAAEHGVAVGAHPGLPDPMGFGRRRMVLTPEEVESIILYQTGALTAFLAKNGLSLNHIKPHGALYGMLAGDEDLMQAAAGTAKQFGVPFYGLAGTAHESVCRAVGVDFVAELYVDLNYGPGGELLIQRRPAPTDPEAAAERVSRAVAGGPVPAVDGTPLNIAFQSICVHSDAPNAVAVASAVRKALDSSRSTHS, from the coding sequence GTGACAGAAACCACGCCTGCCCGGGTGCTCCTGAATTCGGACATGGGTGAAGGCTTCGGCTTGCACGAGTTCGGCAACGACGCCGCCCTCATGGAAATCATCGACGTCGCCAACGTCGCCTGCGGCTACCACGCCGGTGACCCGGACGTCATGAACCGGACGGTGGCCCTGGCCGCGGAACACGGCGTGGCCGTGGGCGCCCACCCGGGGCTCCCCGATCCCATGGGTTTTGGCCGCCGCCGCATGGTGCTCACCCCCGAGGAGGTCGAATCGATCATTCTCTACCAGACCGGGGCACTGACTGCCTTCCTGGCGAAGAACGGGCTGTCCCTGAACCACATCAAACCCCACGGCGCGCTGTACGGCATGCTCGCCGGCGACGAAGACCTCATGCAGGCGGCGGCCGGAACCGCCAAACAGTTCGGTGTTCCGTTCTACGGCCTGGCCGGGACCGCCCATGAATCCGTGTGCCGCGCCGTGGGCGTGGACTTCGTCGCGGAGCTCTACGTGGACCTCAACTACGGCCCCGGCGGCGAGCTCCTAATCCAGCGACGCCCTGCACCCACCGACCCTGAGGCCGCCGCGGAACGCGTCAGCCGGGCGGTGGCAGGCGGGCCCGTTCCCGCCGTCGACGGCACTCCCCTGAACATCGCTTTCCAGAGCATCTGCGTCCACTCGGATGCTCCCAACGCCGTCGCCGTCGCCTCCGCCGTGCGCAAGGCACTCGACTCATCCCGATCCACCCACTCCTGA
- a CDS encoding helix-turn-helix domain-containing protein: MRVADLAADSALNIRLAVPGSPGRLARPIAWCAPTEHMDPTPFLSVNALLLTNGMGLNVKDYRIWDAYVERLMSVPVSGLVFGLGAAHRELPPGLVKACEAHGLPLLELPPEVPFIQVMRHVDQLIAAERYAELRAGWDLADECTRLAAGGHSLAQVLERVATTIRARVAVLDHNGFELMAAGTAGGGTARTILSLPSGGILRFRLAIEGIKSSLVLQPLLGPVAAVIAMQLSYTLGSRSPLHSREAARLIEALYEARGTPAPALRRYAAEAGFEPDREWGVVLIGGAGEVAPAKLRTIAWRVRVGLQAEFVTVRFMEEAGLTTVLVQRGEAGMELMEAVQKSFQDAPELSAVVSGCGNLDELPLVLQLARRRVGEPGLHQAPVADLAGVVEGLPGAGLVAMSRRLLAPLMSDGGTALRETLEVYLRYSGNTRETCTELFIHRNTLTYRLRKIEELLRVDLDDGEVRATCLLALRIVAAGT, encoded by the coding sequence ATGCGTGTTGCCGATCTCGCCGCGGATTCCGCGCTGAACATCCGCCTTGCCGTGCCGGGAAGTCCCGGACGCCTGGCCCGGCCCATCGCCTGGTGCGCCCCCACGGAGCACATGGACCCAACCCCCTTCCTCAGCGTCAACGCGCTGCTGCTCACCAATGGGATGGGCCTGAACGTCAAGGACTACCGGATCTGGGATGCCTACGTGGAGCGGCTGATGTCCGTGCCCGTCTCGGGACTGGTCTTCGGCCTGGGCGCAGCGCACCGGGAACTGCCGCCGGGGCTGGTGAAGGCCTGCGAAGCGCATGGCCTTCCGCTGCTTGAACTGCCTCCGGAGGTGCCGTTCATCCAGGTGATGCGGCACGTGGATCAACTTATCGCCGCCGAACGCTATGCCGAGCTGCGCGCGGGGTGGGACCTGGCGGATGAGTGCACCAGGCTGGCGGCGGGCGGCCACTCGCTGGCGCAGGTCCTGGAACGGGTGGCCACGACCATCCGGGCGCGGGTGGCGGTCCTTGACCACAACGGGTTTGAACTCATGGCGGCAGGTACGGCCGGGGGCGGGACGGCCCGGACCATCCTGAGCCTGCCCAGCGGCGGAATCCTCCGGTTCAGGCTGGCTATCGAGGGAATCAAGAGCAGCCTGGTGCTGCAGCCGCTGCTGGGGCCGGTGGCTGCGGTGATTGCCATGCAGCTGAGCTACACCCTGGGGTCCCGGTCGCCCCTGCATTCGCGGGAAGCTGCCCGGTTGATCGAGGCGCTCTACGAGGCTCGGGGGACTCCGGCGCCGGCCCTGCGGCGCTACGCGGCGGAGGCCGGGTTCGAGCCGGACAGGGAGTGGGGAGTCGTGCTGATCGGCGGTGCGGGGGAGGTTGCGCCGGCCAAGCTGCGGACCATCGCCTGGCGGGTGCGGGTGGGCCTGCAGGCTGAATTCGTGACCGTGCGGTTCATGGAGGAGGCCGGCCTCACCACGGTGCTGGTGCAGCGCGGGGAAGCCGGGATGGAGCTCATGGAAGCCGTCCAAAAGTCCTTCCAGGACGCGCCGGAACTGTCCGCCGTCGTCTCCGGGTGCGGGAACCTGGACGAACTGCCGCTGGTGCTGCAGCTGGCCCGCCGCCGGGTGGGCGAGCCGGGGCTCCATCAAGCGCCGGTGGCTGACCTTGCCGGCGTGGTGGAGGGCCTGCCCGGCGCCGGGCTGGTGGCCATGTCCCGGCGCCTTCTGGCCCCGTTGATGTCCGACGGCGGCACGGCCTTGCGCGAAACGCTTGAGGTTTACCTGCGGTACAGCGGGAATACGCGCGAAACCTGCACGGAGCTCTTCATCCACCGCAACACCCTGACGTACAGGTTGCGGAAAATTGAGGAGCTTCTCCGGGTTGACTTGGATGACGGCGAAGTGCGGGCCACGTGCCTGCTGGCACTGCGGATCGTCGCCGCCGGAACCTAG
- a CDS encoding LacI family DNA-binding transcriptional regulator, translating into MKEKADGGGTVTLKDLARELGVHPSTVSRVLHSGSDVAKGAASAATAERVRELARKLGYSPDPQAASLRTRRTKLLGVIVPRLSDLVLAIMYEGIDEASAEVGYSAFVMNSRDDPDEQRRKIDLMLARRVDGLIIGDAHLDGSLLQELTDRKVPFVLMNRRVPGYPSATCDDVVGGELVASHLWEMGHRQVAVIAGEPYASTAVDRTAGFLDRWRSLGGTISDDDVVWSKFDTAGGREAGDKILTSGKPRPTAIFAVNDFAAIGAMGALRSHGLTVGQDVAVVGYNDTSLAAELPIPLTSVHSPMADIGRTAVQLIQAVLRGEKPEPVQLEPTLLVRESSAARAPAEMAAN; encoded by the coding sequence ATGAAAGAAAAGGCCGACGGCGGCGGAACAGTCACGCTCAAGGATTTGGCTCGGGAGCTGGGCGTCCATCCGTCCACCGTCTCCAGGGTCCTGCACTCCGGTTCCGACGTGGCCAAGGGAGCGGCCTCTGCCGCCACCGCCGAGCGCGTCCGTGAACTGGCCCGCAAGCTGGGCTACTCCCCCGATCCCCAGGCCGCCAGCCTCCGCACCCGCCGCACCAAACTGCTCGGCGTCATCGTCCCCCGCCTTTCGGACCTGGTCCTGGCCATCATGTACGAGGGCATCGACGAAGCCTCAGCCGAGGTGGGGTACTCCGCGTTCGTAATGAACTCCCGCGATGACCCCGACGAACAGCGGCGGAAGATCGACCTCATGCTGGCCCGGCGGGTGGACGGCCTGATCATTGGCGACGCCCACCTTGACGGCAGCCTCCTGCAGGAACTGACGGACCGGAAGGTCCCGTTCGTGCTGATGAACCGCCGGGTGCCGGGCTACCCGTCCGCCACCTGCGACGACGTCGTGGGCGGTGAACTCGTGGCCAGCCACCTCTGGGAGATGGGCCACCGGCAGGTGGCGGTCATTGCCGGCGAGCCCTACGCAAGCACCGCCGTCGACCGCACCGCCGGCTTCCTGGACCGCTGGCGGTCCCTTGGCGGCACCATTTCCGACGACGACGTGGTGTGGTCCAAATTCGATACCGCCGGCGGCCGGGAGGCCGGGGACAAGATCCTCACCAGCGGCAAACCGCGCCCCACCGCCATCTTCGCGGTCAACGATTTCGCGGCCATCGGCGCGATGGGGGCCCTGCGCTCCCACGGCCTCACCGTGGGACAGGACGTGGCCGTGGTGGGCTACAACGACACCTCCCTGGCTGCCGAGCTTCCCATTCCGCTGACCTCGGTCCACTCCCCCATGGCGGACATTGGACGGACGGCGGTGCAGCTCATCCAGGCCGTGCTCAGGGGCGAAAAACCCGAACCCGTACAGCTGGAACCCACCCTGCTGGTCCGCGAAAGCAGCGCCGCCAGGGCGCCCGCGGAAATGGCGGCCAACTAG
- a CDS encoding asparaginase → MTVTDSHVVLLATGGTISSRSSEAGGAVASDTGEQVFKALGPRVSHPVRVLDVFQKGSYLLTFDDMLRICATIQEVLKDPNVLGVVVTHGTDTMEETAYLADLTHTDERPVVFTGSQRAADSDAPDGPDNLARAIAVAGSKDGRGKGVMVHFAGTIFPAAGVRKSQTLRLNAFANPDFGVLGQVSAQGEVAMDGSGGRLEALPLPQPGGGSPRVDLVAAYPGADSTLMHAALEAGAEGIVLQGTGSGNANASLCAEVAAAVASGAVVVTSTRVDAGPVVPIYGAGGGGEDLRVAGAISSGHLRPSQSLILLSLLLRINPDRDRITEIFAQRGRPPEPSA, encoded by the coding sequence ATGACTGTTACCGACTCCCACGTCGTGCTGCTGGCTACCGGAGGCACCATCTCGTCGCGTTCTTCCGAGGCCGGCGGCGCGGTCGCCTCCGATACCGGCGAGCAGGTGTTCAAAGCCCTCGGCCCGCGGGTGTCACACCCCGTCCGGGTGCTCGACGTATTCCAGAAGGGGTCCTACCTCCTGACGTTCGACGACATGCTGAGGATCTGCGCCACCATCCAGGAAGTCCTCAAGGACCCTAACGTCCTGGGCGTGGTAGTCACCCACGGCACGGACACCATGGAGGAGACCGCCTACCTCGCGGACCTGACGCACACGGACGAGCGGCCGGTGGTGTTCACCGGCTCGCAGCGGGCAGCAGACTCCGACGCTCCCGACGGGCCGGACAACCTGGCCCGGGCCATCGCCGTCGCCGGTTCCAAGGACGGGCGGGGCAAGGGGGTCATGGTCCACTTTGCCGGCACCATCTTTCCGGCCGCCGGCGTCCGGAAAAGCCAAACTCTTCGGCTGAATGCCTTTGCGAACCCCGATTTTGGGGTACTGGGCCAGGTATCAGCCCAGGGAGAAGTTGCCATGGACGGCAGCGGCGGCAGGCTCGAGGCCCTGCCCCTGCCCCAGCCGGGCGGCGGCTCCCCGCGGGTGGACCTGGTTGCCGCCTATCCCGGCGCCGACTCCACCCTGATGCATGCCGCCCTTGAAGCAGGAGCGGAAGGCATCGTCCTGCAAGGAACCGGAAGCGGCAATGCAAACGCCAGCCTCTGCGCAGAGGTGGCCGCCGCCGTCGCGTCCGGCGCCGTGGTGGTCACCAGCACCCGCGTGGACGCGGGACCGGTGGTGCCCATCTACGGGGCCGGCGGCGGTGGCGAAGACCTGCGCGTTGCCGGTGCCATCAGCTCCGGCCACCTCCGGCCGTCACAGTCGCTGATCCTGCTCAGCCTCCTGCTCAGGATCAATCCTGACCGGGACCGGATCACCGAAATTTTTGCCCAACGAGGGAGGCCCCCTGAACCTTCCGCCTGA
- a CDS encoding polysaccharide deacetylase has protein sequence MAKDIQVAFGVDVDAVAGMLGSYGGEDSPCDISRGLFSGEVGGPRLIRLFQKYNLPATWFVPGHSIETFPELTQMIVDAGHEIGVHGYSHENPIAMTREQETAILDRAIELIEKVSGRRPTGYVAPWWEFSPVTNEILLERGIKYDHSLMHRDFEPYYVRVGDSWKKIDYTKDAQTWMEPLKRGQETDLVEIPANWYLDDLPPMMFIKASPNSHGFVNPRDIEEMWRDQFDWVYREMDQAVFTMTIHPDVSGRPQVLLMLERLIEHINSHEGVTWCTFDQIADSFLARSPRKDNKS, from the coding sequence ATGGCTAAGGACATTCAAGTCGCCTTCGGCGTGGACGTAGACGCAGTGGCAGGCATGCTCGGCTCCTACGGAGGAGAGGACTCCCCGTGCGACATCAGCCGAGGCCTGTTCAGCGGTGAAGTCGGCGGACCCCGGCTGATCCGGTTGTTCCAGAAATACAACCTCCCGGCCACCTGGTTCGTGCCGGGCCACTCGATCGAAACCTTCCCGGAACTGACCCAGATGATCGTGGATGCCGGGCACGAGATCGGGGTGCACGGATATTCCCACGAGAACCCCATCGCCATGACCCGGGAGCAGGAGACCGCCATCCTGGACCGTGCGATCGAACTGATCGAAAAGGTGTCCGGCCGCCGGCCCACCGGCTACGTTGCGCCGTGGTGGGAATTCTCGCCCGTCACCAACGAGATCCTCCTGGAGCGCGGCATCAAGTATGACCACTCCCTGATGCACCGGGACTTCGAGCCGTACTACGTCCGGGTAGGGGACTCCTGGAAGAAGATCGACTACACCAAGGACGCCCAGACCTGGATGGAGCCGTTGAAGCGCGGGCAGGAAACCGACCTGGTGGAAATCCCGGCCAACTGGTACCTCGATGACCTGCCTCCCATGATGTTCATCAAGGCATCCCCGAACTCGCACGGGTTCGTCAACCCCCGCGACATCGAAGAGATGTGGCGGGACCAGTTCGACTGGGTCTACCGCGAAATGGACCAGGCCGTCTTCACCATGACCATCCACCCGGACGTCTCCGGCCGCCCGCAGGTGCTCCTCATGCTCGAGCGGCTCATCGAACACATCAACTCCCATGAGGGCGTCACCTGGTGCACCTTTGACCAGATCGCCGATTCCTTCCTCGCACGCAGCCCCCGTAAGGACAACAAGTCATGA
- a CDS encoding MFS transporter: MSIQEPVVDLSQPRPDEKRRFPVFSKRHTTTATVLALLAWTVAVFDYGLFGTLLPAMQQEFGWSAPEAYAINTWIAVGTAIVCFGIGPVIDRLGRRKGMMTTIGGTAVVSGLTALIPTGIPFLSNAMLVVVRSFGGLGFSEQAVNATYMNEVYQVTEVADKRKRPGFHYSFIQGGWPLGFLLASALALAFLPSLGWRALYLMATIPAAVIVWVIAKKLKETPQFELHHKLTELEKSGKTADAHSLAHAYGVEHSSSAPLKRIWEPHLRRNTIVFSIAWIVNFFGITIFSVLGSSVLKNAKGVELSDAFWMLIVINLLAYFGYVFHGWLGDKIGRKRTIIGGWILSGISFAIMLSPLASDPFTIILTYGAGLFFLVGPYAAIQYFMAECYPVSCRATGTAFIGAMSQPGTIIGGAIFTAIAAGSGTGSAALWVGALGTLVSGLLMIAAKPPAEALMEDHPHDVA, from the coding sequence ATGAGCATCCAAGAACCGGTTGTCGACCTGTCGCAGCCCCGCCCGGACGAGAAGCGCCGCTTCCCGGTCTTTTCCAAGCGCCACACCACCACCGCCACCGTGCTTGCCCTGCTGGCCTGGACAGTGGCCGTCTTCGACTACGGCCTGTTCGGCACCCTGCTGCCGGCCATGCAGCAGGAATTCGGCTGGTCTGCGCCTGAGGCGTACGCCATCAACACCTGGATTGCCGTCGGCACCGCCATCGTCTGCTTCGGCATCGGGCCCGTCATTGACCGCCTGGGCCGCCGCAAAGGCATGATGACCACCATTGGTGGGACCGCCGTCGTCTCCGGCCTCACGGCACTGATCCCCACGGGGATCCCGTTCCTCAGCAACGCCATGCTGGTGGTGGTCCGTTCCTTCGGCGGCCTCGGCTTCTCCGAGCAGGCCGTGAACGCCACCTACATGAACGAGGTCTACCAGGTCACCGAAGTCGCGGACAAGCGCAAGCGGCCCGGCTTCCACTACTCCTTCATCCAGGGCGGCTGGCCGCTCGGCTTCCTGCTGGCCAGCGCCCTGGCCCTGGCCTTCCTGCCCTCCCTGGGGTGGCGCGCCCTGTACCTGATGGCCACCATCCCGGCCGCCGTGATCGTCTGGGTCATCGCCAAGAAGCTCAAGGAAACGCCCCAGTTCGAACTGCACCACAAGCTGACCGAGCTCGAAAAGAGCGGCAAGACGGCGGACGCGCACTCCCTGGCCCACGCGTACGGCGTCGAGCACTCCTCGTCAGCGCCGCTCAAGCGCATCTGGGAGCCGCACCTGCGCCGGAACACCATCGTGTTCTCCATCGCGTGGATCGTGAACTTCTTCGGTATCACCATCTTCAGCGTCCTGGGCAGCTCCGTGCTCAAGAACGCCAAGGGCGTGGAACTCTCCGACGCGTTCTGGATGCTGATCGTCATCAACCTGCTGGCCTACTTCGGCTATGTGTTCCACGGCTGGCTCGGGGACAAGATCGGCCGCAAGCGGACCATCATCGGCGGCTGGATCCTCTCCGGCATTTCCTTCGCCATCATGCTCAGCCCGCTGGCCAGCGACCCGTTCACCATCATCCTGACCTACGGCGCCGGCCTGTTCTTTTTGGTGGGTCCGTACGCGGCCATCCAGTACTTCATGGCCGAGTGCTACCCCGTGAGCTGCCGGGCCACCGGAACCGCGTTCATCGGCGCCATGAGCCAGCCCGGAACCATCATCGGCGGCGCCATCTTCACCGCCATCGCCGCGGGGAGCGGCACCGGCAGCGCAGCCCTCTGGGTCGGTGCTCTGGGCACCTTGGTCTCCGGGCTCCTGATGATCGCCGCCAAGCCCCCTGCTGAAGCCCTGATGGAGGACCACCCCCATGACGTCGCCTAA
- a CDS encoding SDR family oxidoreductase has protein sequence MTSPNRVAIITGAASGIGRALAVHYARQGVVSVIGTFPGDPHDPEETLRLVKEANGEAVIHEVDVRTTASVDALAQRAVDEYGRLDYAIANAGILRNSPLGEMTDERWHDMLNVDLTGVLRTLRAGAERMTDGGALVAVSSIAGGVYGWEEHAHYAAAKAGVLGLVRSVAVELGPRQIRANAVIPGLIETPQSLDPVNSLGPEGLQRAGNDIPWGRVGKPEEVASVIGFLTSDDSRYITGQALVVDGGLTVKMRA, from the coding sequence ATGACGTCGCCTAACAGAGTCGCCATCATCACCGGCGCCGCCAGCGGCATCGGCCGCGCCCTCGCCGTCCACTACGCCCGCCAGGGGGTGGTGTCCGTCATCGGCACCTTCCCGGGCGATCCCCACGATCCGGAGGAAACCCTCCGGCTGGTCAAGGAGGCCAACGGTGAGGCGGTGATCCACGAGGTGGATGTCCGCACCACCGCGTCCGTGGATGCCCTGGCGCAGCGGGCCGTGGACGAGTACGGCCGGCTGGACTACGCGATCGCCAACGCGGGCATCCTCCGCAATTCCCCGCTGGGGGAGATGACGGATGAGCGCTGGCACGACATGCTCAACGTGGACCTCACCGGCGTGCTGCGCACGCTGCGTGCCGGGGCGGAGAGAATGACCGACGGCGGCGCGCTGGTTGCGGTGTCCTCCATCGCCGGCGGGGTGTACGGGTGGGAGGAACACGCCCACTATGCCGCTGCCAAGGCAGGGGTGCTGGGCCTGGTCCGCAGCGTGGCCGTGGAACTGGGTCCACGGCAGATCCGGGCCAACGCCGTGATCCCCGGCCTTATTGAGACCCCGCAGTCCCTGGACCCGGTGAATTCCCTGGGCCCCGAGGGGCTGCAACGTGCCGGGAATGACATCCCCTGGGGCCGGGTGGGAAAGCCGGAGGAAGTGGCCAGCGTGATCGGGTTCCTCACCTCCGACGACTCCCGCTACATCACGGGGCAGGCGCTGGTGGTTGATGGCGGCCTCACCGTGAAGATGCGCGCCTGA
- a CDS encoding SDR family NAD(P)-dependent oxidoreductase yields the protein MNTSTADQASGNAQAGNGRRVVVTGGSSGIGKAIAEAFLANGDRVAVLDRAGGDGAIRVDVADEASVQAAFAEARERLGGIDVLVNSAGLLTESPLEDMSLAMWNETLTVDLTGVFLCCREVVGEMRQRKWGRIINIASQLAIKGGVGLTHYSAAKAGVVGLSKALALETAADNVLVNCIAPGPIETPLVEGISESWKAAKRAELPLGRFGTPEEVAPAAVLLASDPGGNLFVGQTLGPNSGDVMP from the coding sequence ATGAACACATCGACTGCTGACCAAGCGTCCGGAAACGCCCAGGCAGGAAACGGCCGCCGGGTGGTGGTCACCGGCGGTTCCAGCGGGATCGGCAAAGCCATCGCCGAGGCCTTCCTAGCCAACGGGGACCGGGTGGCGGTGCTGGACCGGGCCGGCGGGGACGGTGCCATCCGCGTGGACGTGGCCGATGAAGCCAGCGTGCAGGCTGCCTTCGCCGAGGCCCGGGAGAGGCTGGGCGGCATCGACGTCCTGGTCAACAGCGCCGGCCTGCTGACGGAGTCGCCGCTGGAGGACATGTCCCTGGCCATGTGGAACGAGACCCTCACGGTGGACCTGACCGGTGTGTTCCTGTGCTGCCGGGAGGTGGTGGGGGAGATGCGGCAGCGCAAGTGGGGCCGCATCATCAACATCGCCTCCCAGTTGGCCATTAAGGGCGGCGTGGGGCTGACGCATTACAGTGCGGCCAAAGCCGGTGTCGTGGGCCTGTCCAAAGCCCTGGCCCTGGAAACCGCGGCGGACAATGTGCTGGTCAACTGCATCGCCCCGGGCCCGATCGAGACGCCGCTGGTGGAGGGCATCTCGGAGAGCTGGAAGGCCGCGAAGCGCGCCGAGCTTCCGCTGGGAAGGTTCGGGACGCCGGAGGAAGTGGCGCCCGCCGCCGTGCTGCTGGCCAGCGACCCCGGCGGAAACCTGTTCGTCGGGCAGACGCTGGGGCCCAACTCCGGCGACGTGATGCCGTAA
- a CDS encoding NADH:flavin oxidoreductase, whose translation MTDYSPLWSPIRIGATELENRVALAPMTRISATEDGHATERMASYYRNFARGGFGLLITEGIYPDTAHSQGYHFQPGIATEEQARSWANVVDGVHAAGSKIFAQLMHAGAQSQGNRYVTSSVGPSAVAPKGEQLGFYRGEGPYPVPSAITLSQMKEVRDGFVTAALRAQQAGFDGVEIHGANGYLLDQFLTDYLNQRDDRYGGSAENRVRLAAEICHDVREAVGPDMTVGIRISQSKVSDTEHKWGGGVAEAEVIFGTLGATGIDFVHTTEYRAAEPAFADAEETLAALAKRYSGVPVIANGKLDDPDTAASMLADGSADVVALGKGALANRNWPHLVRNNLEFGELDPAVFAPLADVKDWELEDPA comes from the coding sequence ATGACTGATTATTCCCCGCTCTGGTCACCCATCCGGATCGGTGCCACCGAGCTGGAGAACAGAGTGGCACTGGCTCCCATGACGCGCATCAGCGCCACCGAGGACGGACATGCCACCGAGAGAATGGCGTCCTACTATCGGAACTTTGCGCGCGGCGGCTTTGGGCTGCTGATCACGGAAGGCATCTACCCGGACACCGCCCACAGCCAGGGCTACCACTTCCAGCCGGGCATCGCGACGGAGGAGCAGGCCCGGTCCTGGGCGAATGTGGTGGACGGCGTGCACGCGGCGGGCTCGAAGATTTTCGCGCAGCTCATGCACGCGGGGGCGCAGAGCCAGGGGAACCGGTATGTGACCTCCTCGGTGGGGCCATCGGCGGTGGCACCCAAGGGGGAGCAGCTGGGATTTTACCGCGGCGAAGGCCCGTATCCTGTTCCTTCCGCGATCACGTTGTCCCAGATGAAAGAGGTCCGGGACGGGTTCGTCACGGCAGCGCTGCGGGCGCAGCAGGCCGGGTTCGACGGCGTGGAGATCCATGGTGCCAACGGGTACCTGCTGGACCAGTTCCTCACGGACTACCTGAACCAGCGCGACGACCGCTACGGCGGGTCAGCGGAAAACAGGGTGCGGCTTGCCGCTGAAATCTGCCACGACGTCCGCGAGGCCGTTGGTCCGGATATGACGGTGGGGATCCGCATCTCCCAGTCCAAGGTCAGCGACACCGAGCACAAGTGGGGCGGGGGAGTGGCGGAAGCCGAGGTCATCTTCGGCACCCTGGGTGCCACGGGGATCGATTTTGTCCACACCACCGAGTACCGTGCCGCTGAGCCCGCGTTCGCGGATGCGGAGGAAACCCTGGCTGCGCTGGCCAAGCGGTACTCCGGGGTGCCGGTGATCGCCAACGGCAAGCTCGATGATCCGGATACGGCCGCTTCAATGCTGGCGGACGGCTCAGCTGACGTTGTCGCCCTGGGCAAGGGAGCCCTGGCCAACCGGAACTGGCCGCACCTTGTCCGCAACAACCTGGAATTCGGGGAGCTCGACCCCGCCGTCTTCGCTCCTTTGGCGGACGTCAAGGACTGGGAGCTGGAGGATCCCGCATAA